In Phocoena phocoena chromosome 8, mPhoPho1.1, whole genome shotgun sequence, the following are encoded in one genomic region:
- the CTR9 gene encoding RNA polymerase-associated protein CTR9 homolog isoform X2 — protein MSRGSIEIPLRDTDEVIELDFDQLPEGDEVISILKQEHTQLHIWIALALEYYKQGKTEEFVKLLEAARIDGNLDYRDHEKDQMTCLDTLAAYYVQQARKEKNKDNKKDLITQATLLYTMADKIIMYDQNHLLGRACFCLLEGDKMDQADAQFHFVLNQSPNNIPALLGKACISFNKKDYRGALAYYKKALRTNPGCPAEVRLGMGHCFVKLNKLEKARLAFSRALELNSKCVGALVGLAVLELNNKEADSIKNGVQLLSRAYTIDPSNPMVLNHLANHFFFKKDYSKVQHLALHAFHNTEVEAMQAESCYQLARSFHVQEDYDQAFQYYYQATQFASSSFVLPFFGLGQMYIYRGDKENASQCFEKVLKAYPNNYETMKILGSLYAASEDQEKRDIAKGHLKKVTEQYPDDVEAWIELAQILEQTDIQGALSAYGTATRILQEKVQADVPPEILNNVGALHFRLGNLGEAKKYFLASLDRAKAEAEHDEHYYNAISVTTSYNLARLYEAMCEFHEAEKLYKNILREHPNYVDCYLRLGAMARDKGNFYEASDWFKEALQINQDHPDAWSLIGNLHLAKQEWGPGQKKFERILKQPATQSDTYSMLALGNVWLQTLHQPTRDREKEKRHQDRALAIYKQVLRNDAKNLYAANGIGAVLAHKGYFREARDVFAQVREATADISDVWLNLAHIYVEQKQYISAVQMYENCLRKFYKHQNTEVVLYLARALFKCGKLQECKQTLLKARHVAPSDTVLMFNVALVLQRLATSVLKDEKSNLKEVLNAVKELELAHRQCSDLLSQAQYHVARARKQDEEERELRAKQEQEKELLRQKLLKEQEEKRLREKEEQKKLLEQRAQYVEKTKNILMFTGETEATKEKKRGGSGGRRSKKGGEFDEFVNDDTDDDLPISKKKKRRKGSGSEQEGEEEEGGERKKKKRRRPPKGDEGSDDDETENGPKPKKRRLPRAEKKKAPKPERLPPSMKGKIKSKAIISSSDDSSDEDKLKIADEGHPRNSDSDSDEGQRRKTGASSEESDSDENQNKSGSEAGSPRRPRRQHSDEDSDSDQPARNLRPSGSEQSDNESLQSGRSRSGGSEMDSQPASPSAESDHYSERASDNEGSGRGSGRGSGNESEPEGSNNEASDQGSERGSDDSD, from the exons ATGTCGCGGGGCTCCATTGAGATTCCCCTCCGGGACACTGACGAG GTCATTGAACTTGACTTCGATCAGTTACCGGAGGGAGATGAAGTTATCAGTATTCTGAAACAGGAACACACACAATTGCACATATGGATTGCTTTGGCG CTGGAATACTACAAGCAAGGAAAAACAGAAGAGTTTGTAAAGTTGTTGGAAGCAGCGCGTATAGATGGCAATTTGGACTATAGAGACCATGAAAAAGACCAGATGACTTGCTTGGATACATTGGCAGCCTATTATGTACAACAGGCTCGGAAGGAGAAGAATAAGGACAACAAGAAAGATCTTATTACACAGGCAACCCTATTGTATACGATGGCAGATAAAATTATTATGTATGATCAG aaccatttgttgGGAAGAGCCTGCTTCTGCCTACTTGAAGGTGACAAAATGGATCAGGCTGATGCACAATTTCATTTCGTACTCAACCAGTCTCCAAATAATATTCCAGCCCTTCTTG GTAAAGCTTGCATTTCATTCAACAAGAAGGATTACAGAGGAGCTCTCGCTTACTATAAGAAAGCCTTGCGAACTAACCCAGGATGTCCAG cgGAAGTTCGTTTAGGAATGGGCCATTGCTTTGTCAAACTTAACAAATTGGAGAAGGCTCGTCTGGCATTCAGCAGAGCCCTGGAACTCAATTCCAAGTGTGTGGGAGCATTGGTGGGACTGGCTGTTCTAGAACTCAACAATAAAGAG gctGATTCCATCAAAAATGGTGTCCAACTTCTTTCCAGAGCCTATACTATTGATCCTAGCAACCCTATGGTATTGAACCACTTGGCAAATCACTTTTTCTTCAAAAAG GATTACAGTAAAGTCCAGCACTTGGCTCTCCACGCATTCCATAATACAGAAGTGGAGGCCATGCAAGCAGAAAGTTGCTATCAGTTGGCTAGATCATTCCACGTCCAG gaAGATTATGACCAAGCTTTCCAGTACTACTATCAAGCCACACAGTTTGCCTCATCCTCTTTTGTGCTGCCTTTTTTTGGTTTGGGACAAATGTACATTTATCGAGGTGACAAAGAGAATGCATCTCAGTGCTTTGAGAAAGTCTTGAAAGCTTATCCTAATAATTATGAAACTATGAAAATTCTTGGCTCTCTATATGCCGCCTCAGAAGACCAAGAAAAACGAGATATCGCCAag GGCCATTTGAAGAAGGTCACAGAACAGTATCCTGATGACGTTGAAGCTTGGATTGAGTTGGCACAAATCTTAGAACAGACCGACATACAG GGTGCCCTGTCAGCCTATGGAACAGCGACACGGATCCTTCAGGAGAAAGTGCAGGCCGATGtccccccagagattctgaataACGTGGGTGCCCTCCATTTCAGGCTTGGAAATCTGGGAGAGGCAAAG aaATACTTTTTGGCATCATTGGATCGTGCCAAGGCAGAAGCTGAGCATGATGAACATTATTACAATGCCATTTCTGTTACAACATCATACAATTTAGCCAGGCTGTATGAGGCGATGTGTGAATTCCATGAAGcagaaaaactatataaaaacatCTTACGGGAACATCCTAATTATGTTGACT GCTATCTGCGCCTAGGAGCCATGGCTAGAGATAAAGGAAATTTTTATGAGGCTTCAGATTGGTTTAAGGAAGCTCTTCAGATTAATCAG GACCATCCGGATGCTTGGTCTTTGATTGGTAATCTTCATTTGGCAAAACAAgaatggggtccaggccagaagAAATTCGAGAGGATATTAAAACAACCAGCTACTCAGAGTGACACTTATTCTATGCTGGCCCTTGGCAACGTCTGGCTCCAAACTTTGCATCAGCCCACCCGAGACAGAGAAAAG GAAAAGCGTCATCAAGATCGTGCTCTGGCCATCTACAAACAAGTACTCAGAAATGATGCAAAGAATCTGTATGCTGCTAATGGCATAG GAGCTGTTTTGGCCCACAAAGGATATTTCCGTGAAGCTCGTGATGTATTTGCCCAAGTAAGAGAAGCAACAGCAGATATCAGTGATGTGTGGTTGAACCTAGCACACATCTATGTGGAACAAAAGCAATATATCAGCGCCGTTCAGATG tatGAAAACTGCCTCAGAAAGTTCTATAAGCACCAGAACACTGAAGTTGTCCTCTATTTGGCCCGGGCTCTCTTCAAGTGTGGCAAGTTACAGGAATGCAAACAGACTCTGCTGAAG gCTAGACACGTGGCACCCAGTGATACAGTTCTTATGTTTAATGTGGCCTTGGTCCTGCAAAGATTAGCTACCTCTGTCCTGAAAGATGAAAAGAGTAATCTGAAGGAAGTACTCAATGCTGTGAAAGAACTGGAGCTTGCACACAG GCAATGCTCTGACTTACTGAGCCAGGCCCAGTACCACGTGGCCAGGGCGCGCAAACAGGACGAAGAAGAAAGGGAATTGCGGGCCAAacaagaacaagagaaagaactGTTAAGGCAGAAACTTCTCAAAGAACAG GAAGAGAAACGtctcagagaaaaagaagagcaaaagaaacttTTGGAACAGCGGGCCCAGTACGTAGAGAAGACCAAAAATATTCTTATGTTTACTGGAGAGACTGAAgcgacaaaagaaaagaaaagaggtggCAGTGGTGGACGG CGGTCCAAGAAGGGAGGAGAGTTTGATGAGTTTGTCAACGATGACACCGATGATGACCTGCCTATAtccaaaaagaagaagagaaggaagggcagTGGTAGTGAGCAAGAAGgcgaggaggaggagggtggcgaaagaaagaagaagaagaggagaag ACCTCCGAAGGGAGATGAAGGATCTGAtgatgatgaaacagaaaatggcCCCAAACCGAAAAAGCGCCGTCTACCAAGAGCAGAGAAGAAGAAGGCT CCCAAGCCAGAACGTCTGCCTCCTTcaatgaagggaaaaataaaatccaaagccaTAATATCATCAAGTGACGATTCATCTGATGAAGATAAACTGAAAATTGCTGATGAAGG ACATCCCCGCAACAGCGACAGCGACTCCGATGAGGGCCAGCGGCGGAAGACGGGCGCCTCCTCGGAGGAGAGCGACTCCGACGAGAACCAGAACAAGTCCGGCAGCGAGGCCGGCAGCCCCCGGCGGCCCCGGAGGCAGCACTCAGATGAGGACTCAGACAGCGACCAGCCGGCCAGAAATCTCAGGCCCTCGGGCTCCGAACAGTCTGACAACGAATCCCTGCAGTCCGGGCGGAGCCGCTCGGGGGGCTCTGAGATGGACTCTCAGCCCGCGTCCCCCAGCGCCGAGTCGGACCACTACTCCGAGAGAGCATCTGACAACGAGGGGTCCGGCCGAGGCTCCGGCAGAGGCTCCGGCAATGAATCCGAACCCGAGGGATCCAACAACGAGGCCTCGGATCAGGGCTCAGAACGTGGTTCAGATGATAGCGACTAG
- the CTR9 gene encoding RNA polymerase-associated protein CTR9 homolog isoform X1, which produces MSRGSIEIPLRDTDEVIELDFDQLPEGDEVISILKQEHTQLHIWIALALEYYKQGKTEEFVKLLEAARIDGNLDYRDHEKDQMTCLDTLAAYYVQQARKEKNKDNKKDLITQATLLYTMADKIIMYDQNHLLGRACFCLLEGDKMDQADAQFHFVLNQSPNNIPALLGKACISFNKKDYRGALAYYKKALRTNPGCPAEVRLGMGHCFVKLNKLEKARLAFSRALELNSKCVGALVGLAVLELNNKEADSIKNGVQLLSRAYTIDPSNPMVLNHLANHFFFKKDYSKVQHLALHAFHNTEVEAMQAESCYQLARSFHVQEDYDQAFQYYYQATQFASSSFVLPFFGLGQMYIYRGDKENASQCFEKVLKAYPNNYETMKILGSLYAASEDQEKRDIAKGHLKKVTEQYPDDVEAWIELAQILEQTDIQGALSAYGTATRILQEKVQADVPPEILNNVGALHFRLGNLGEAKKYFLASLDRAKAEAEHDEHYYNAISVTTSYNLARLYEAMCEFHEAEKLYKNILREHPNYVDCYLRLGAMARDKGNFYEASDWFKEALQINQDHPDAWSLIGNLHLAKQEWGPGQKKFERILKQPATQSDTYSMLALGNVWLQTLHQPTRDREKEKRHQDRALAIYKQVLRNDAKNLYAANGIGAVLAHKGYFREARDVFAQVREATADISDVWLNLAHIYVEQKQYISAVQMYENCLRKFYKHQNTEVVLYLARALFKCGKLQECKQTLLKARHVAPSDTVLMFNVALVLQRLATSVLKDEKSNLKEVLNAVKELELAHRYFSYLSKVGDKMRFDLALAATEARQCSDLLSQAQYHVARARKQDEEERELRAKQEQEKELLRQKLLKEQEEKRLREKEEQKKLLEQRAQYVEKTKNILMFTGETEATKEKKRGGSGGRRSKKGGEFDEFVNDDTDDDLPISKKKKRRKGSGSEQEGEEEEGGERKKKKRRRPPKGDEGSDDDETENGPKPKKRRLPRAEKKKAPKPERLPPSMKGKIKSKAIISSSDDSSDEDKLKIADEGHPRNSDSDSDEGQRRKTGASSEESDSDENQNKSGSEAGSPRRPRRQHSDEDSDSDQPARNLRPSGSEQSDNESLQSGRSRSGGSEMDSQPASPSAESDHYSERASDNEGSGRGSGRGSGNESEPEGSNNEASDQGSERGSDDSD; this is translated from the exons ATGTCGCGGGGCTCCATTGAGATTCCCCTCCGGGACACTGACGAG GTCATTGAACTTGACTTCGATCAGTTACCGGAGGGAGATGAAGTTATCAGTATTCTGAAACAGGAACACACACAATTGCACATATGGATTGCTTTGGCG CTGGAATACTACAAGCAAGGAAAAACAGAAGAGTTTGTAAAGTTGTTGGAAGCAGCGCGTATAGATGGCAATTTGGACTATAGAGACCATGAAAAAGACCAGATGACTTGCTTGGATACATTGGCAGCCTATTATGTACAACAGGCTCGGAAGGAGAAGAATAAGGACAACAAGAAAGATCTTATTACACAGGCAACCCTATTGTATACGATGGCAGATAAAATTATTATGTATGATCAG aaccatttgttgGGAAGAGCCTGCTTCTGCCTACTTGAAGGTGACAAAATGGATCAGGCTGATGCACAATTTCATTTCGTACTCAACCAGTCTCCAAATAATATTCCAGCCCTTCTTG GTAAAGCTTGCATTTCATTCAACAAGAAGGATTACAGAGGAGCTCTCGCTTACTATAAGAAAGCCTTGCGAACTAACCCAGGATGTCCAG cgGAAGTTCGTTTAGGAATGGGCCATTGCTTTGTCAAACTTAACAAATTGGAGAAGGCTCGTCTGGCATTCAGCAGAGCCCTGGAACTCAATTCCAAGTGTGTGGGAGCATTGGTGGGACTGGCTGTTCTAGAACTCAACAATAAAGAG gctGATTCCATCAAAAATGGTGTCCAACTTCTTTCCAGAGCCTATACTATTGATCCTAGCAACCCTATGGTATTGAACCACTTGGCAAATCACTTTTTCTTCAAAAAG GATTACAGTAAAGTCCAGCACTTGGCTCTCCACGCATTCCATAATACAGAAGTGGAGGCCATGCAAGCAGAAAGTTGCTATCAGTTGGCTAGATCATTCCACGTCCAG gaAGATTATGACCAAGCTTTCCAGTACTACTATCAAGCCACACAGTTTGCCTCATCCTCTTTTGTGCTGCCTTTTTTTGGTTTGGGACAAATGTACATTTATCGAGGTGACAAAGAGAATGCATCTCAGTGCTTTGAGAAAGTCTTGAAAGCTTATCCTAATAATTATGAAACTATGAAAATTCTTGGCTCTCTATATGCCGCCTCAGAAGACCAAGAAAAACGAGATATCGCCAag GGCCATTTGAAGAAGGTCACAGAACAGTATCCTGATGACGTTGAAGCTTGGATTGAGTTGGCACAAATCTTAGAACAGACCGACATACAG GGTGCCCTGTCAGCCTATGGAACAGCGACACGGATCCTTCAGGAGAAAGTGCAGGCCGATGtccccccagagattctgaataACGTGGGTGCCCTCCATTTCAGGCTTGGAAATCTGGGAGAGGCAAAG aaATACTTTTTGGCATCATTGGATCGTGCCAAGGCAGAAGCTGAGCATGATGAACATTATTACAATGCCATTTCTGTTACAACATCATACAATTTAGCCAGGCTGTATGAGGCGATGTGTGAATTCCATGAAGcagaaaaactatataaaaacatCTTACGGGAACATCCTAATTATGTTGACT GCTATCTGCGCCTAGGAGCCATGGCTAGAGATAAAGGAAATTTTTATGAGGCTTCAGATTGGTTTAAGGAAGCTCTTCAGATTAATCAG GACCATCCGGATGCTTGGTCTTTGATTGGTAATCTTCATTTGGCAAAACAAgaatggggtccaggccagaagAAATTCGAGAGGATATTAAAACAACCAGCTACTCAGAGTGACACTTATTCTATGCTGGCCCTTGGCAACGTCTGGCTCCAAACTTTGCATCAGCCCACCCGAGACAGAGAAAAG GAAAAGCGTCATCAAGATCGTGCTCTGGCCATCTACAAACAAGTACTCAGAAATGATGCAAAGAATCTGTATGCTGCTAATGGCATAG GAGCTGTTTTGGCCCACAAAGGATATTTCCGTGAAGCTCGTGATGTATTTGCCCAAGTAAGAGAAGCAACAGCAGATATCAGTGATGTGTGGTTGAACCTAGCACACATCTATGTGGAACAAAAGCAATATATCAGCGCCGTTCAGATG tatGAAAACTGCCTCAGAAAGTTCTATAAGCACCAGAACACTGAAGTTGTCCTCTATTTGGCCCGGGCTCTCTTCAAGTGTGGCAAGTTACAGGAATGCAAACAGACTCTGCTGAAG gCTAGACACGTGGCACCCAGTGATACAGTTCTTATGTTTAATGTGGCCTTGGTCCTGCAAAGATTAGCTACCTCTGTCCTGAAAGATGAAAAGAGTAATCTGAAGGAAGTACTCAATGCTGTGAAAGAACTGGAGCTTGCACACAG ATATTTCAGTTACTTGAGTAAAGTTGGAGATAAAATGAGATTTGATTTGGCCCTCGCTGCTACAGAAGCCAG GCAATGCTCTGACTTACTGAGCCAGGCCCAGTACCACGTGGCCAGGGCGCGCAAACAGGACGAAGAAGAAAGGGAATTGCGGGCCAAacaagaacaagagaaagaactGTTAAGGCAGAAACTTCTCAAAGAACAG GAAGAGAAACGtctcagagaaaaagaagagcaaaagaaacttTTGGAACAGCGGGCCCAGTACGTAGAGAAGACCAAAAATATTCTTATGTTTACTGGAGAGACTGAAgcgacaaaagaaaagaaaagaggtggCAGTGGTGGACGG CGGTCCAAGAAGGGAGGAGAGTTTGATGAGTTTGTCAACGATGACACCGATGATGACCTGCCTATAtccaaaaagaagaagagaaggaagggcagTGGTAGTGAGCAAGAAGgcgaggaggaggagggtggcgaaagaaagaagaagaagaggagaag ACCTCCGAAGGGAGATGAAGGATCTGAtgatgatgaaacagaaaatggcCCCAAACCGAAAAAGCGCCGTCTACCAAGAGCAGAGAAGAAGAAGGCT CCCAAGCCAGAACGTCTGCCTCCTTcaatgaagggaaaaataaaatccaaagccaTAATATCATCAAGTGACGATTCATCTGATGAAGATAAACTGAAAATTGCTGATGAAGG ACATCCCCGCAACAGCGACAGCGACTCCGATGAGGGCCAGCGGCGGAAGACGGGCGCCTCCTCGGAGGAGAGCGACTCCGACGAGAACCAGAACAAGTCCGGCAGCGAGGCCGGCAGCCCCCGGCGGCCCCGGAGGCAGCACTCAGATGAGGACTCAGACAGCGACCAGCCGGCCAGAAATCTCAGGCCCTCGGGCTCCGAACAGTCTGACAACGAATCCCTGCAGTCCGGGCGGAGCCGCTCGGGGGGCTCTGAGATGGACTCTCAGCCCGCGTCCCCCAGCGCCGAGTCGGACCACTACTCCGAGAGAGCATCTGACAACGAGGGGTCCGGCCGAGGCTCCGGCAGAGGCTCCGGCAATGAATCCGAACCCGAGGGATCCAACAACGAGGCCTCGGATCAGGGCTCAGAACGTGGTTCAGATGATAGCGACTAG